The sequence CGATTCGCCCTGGGCACACTCTCGTCGTGCCGCGACTGGAGATCGACCACTGGATCGACCTGCCTGACGAGGCGCAGCGTGACCTGTGGAGCGTGGCCGCGAAGGTCGGCCGGGCGATTCAGGAGTCGTTCCAGCCGCGCCGGGTGGCCGCGATCATCGCGGGGCTGGAGGTGCCGCACACGCACGTCCACCTGATCCCGATCGAGAGCGAGAAGCAGCTCGATTTCAGCCTGGCCGACCCGAACGCCTCGAGCGATCAGCTCGACGAGGTCGCCGAGCGGATCAGGACCGCCCTCGCCTGACCAGACCACGCCGGCCCCGGAGCGTCTGCTGACCCGGACGTCCGCGGGCTCGACGCGGCTGCGGGCCCGGAGCCGCCCCGGGCCCGCAGCGGCTGTGGGCCCGGGCGGCGGTAGGCCCGACGCGGCGGTGGGGCCCTAACGGCCGCGGGCCCGAATGGCGCCTGGCCCCAATGGCCGCGGGCCGGCGGGCGACGTGGAGGCGTCGCGCGCCGGCCCGGTGGCCGAGGGGGCAGGACCGGGTGTCGGTCCTGCCCCGGGGCCGTCGTCAGTACCGGTAGTTCGCCCGCGAGGTGGCGAACAGCGGCTCCCAGTACACGAGGTGGTTGTCCGACGGCACGTCGAAGACGATGTTGCCGGTGACCTTCTGGCCCGCGGCCAGGTCGTCCGCGTTCAGCTGCGAGCCGACCGTGTCGTAGGTGGCGTCGTAGCGGGTGCCGTCCGGCGTCTGGCCGAAGAAGCTCAGCGGGTAGACGTTCGCCTTGCCGACGATCATCTCGACCGTGAAGTTCGCGACCAGGAACAGCCCGTTCTTGGGCGGGTCACCGTAGCTCTCCACCGGGGCAGTGGTGGAACACAGGCTGTTCAACGTGATTCGTGCCGTGTAGGTGCTGATGTCGGTGTCGCCG is a genomic window of Pseudofrankia inefficax containing:
- a CDS encoding HIT family protein, with product MPTIFTRIINRELPGRFVFEDEHTVAFLTIAPIRPGHTLVVPRLEIDHWIDLPDEAQRDLWSVAAKVGRAIQESFQPRRVAAIIAGLEVPHTHVHLIPIESEKQLDFSLADPNASSDQLDEVAERIRTALA